One stretch of Actinomycetes bacterium DNA includes these proteins:
- a CDS encoding threonine synthase: protein MTGVATYSSLSHLDCPRCGERHDATVRQGVCPACGSPLLARYALSSVELTPAGLAGRDADLWRYHELLPVSGPEHVVTLGEGMTPLLSTPRLAESLGLEQVWVKDEGLLPTGTFKARGAAVGVSRAKELGATRMAMPTNGNAGAAWAAYAGRAGLAMTVTMPVDAPSITRVETLAAGGDLRLVDGLISDAGRLTAAAVAASGEDWFDVATLKEPYRIEGKKTMGYEIAEQLGWRMPDVIVYPTGGGVGLIGIHKALQELLELGWVTGRLPRLVSVQSTGCAPIVKAFEAGARESEMWADARTVAFGITVPKALGDFLVLDALYDTDGTAVAVTDEELLADVRLAGRLEGMFLSPEGAATVTAARQLRESGWLSSSDEVVLLNTGAGLIYPETVPVDVETLPRDGTLVLR from the coding sequence ATGACCGGCGTGGCGACGTACTCCTCCCTCTCCCACCTGGACTGCCCGCGGTGCGGCGAGCGCCACGACGCGACCGTGCGCCAGGGCGTGTGCCCCGCGTGCGGGTCACCGCTGCTCGCGCGGTACGCCCTCAGCTCGGTCGAGCTGACACCTGCGGGGCTGGCCGGCCGGGACGCTGACCTGTGGCGCTACCACGAGCTGCTGCCGGTCTCGGGGCCCGAGCACGTCGTGACCCTCGGCGAGGGCATGACGCCGCTGCTGTCGACGCCGCGGCTGGCGGAGTCGCTCGGGCTCGAGCAGGTGTGGGTGAAGGACGAGGGGCTGCTGCCGACGGGCACGTTCAAGGCGCGCGGCGCGGCGGTCGGGGTCTCGCGGGCCAAGGAGCTGGGCGCGACCCGGATGGCCATGCCCACCAACGGCAACGCGGGTGCGGCCTGGGCCGCCTACGCCGGTCGGGCGGGGCTCGCCATGACCGTGACGATGCCGGTCGACGCGCCGTCGATCACCCGGGTGGAGACACTCGCGGCGGGTGGGGACCTGCGGCTGGTCGACGGGCTGATCTCGGACGCCGGCCGGCTGACCGCGGCGGCCGTGGCGGCCAGCGGCGAGGACTGGTTCGACGTCGCGACGCTGAAGGAGCCATACCGCATCGAGGGCAAGAAGACGATGGGCTACGAGATCGCCGAGCAGCTCGGCTGGCGGATGCCCGACGTCATCGTCTACCCGACCGGCGGCGGCGTCGGGCTGATCGGGATCCACAAGGCGCTGCAGGAGCTGCTCGAGCTCGGCTGGGTCACCGGCCGGCTGCCGCGGCTGGTGTCGGTGCAGTCCACCGGGTGCGCGCCGATCGTCAAGGCGTTCGAGGCCGGTGCGCGCGAGAGCGAGATGTGGGCCGACGCGCGGACGGTCGCCTTCGGCATCACGGTGCCCAAGGCGCTCGGCGACTTCCTGGTCCTCGACGCGCTCTACGACACCGACGGCACGGCTGTCGCGGTGACCGACGAGGAGCTGCTGGCCGACGTCCGGCTGGCCGGCCGGCTCGAGGGGATGTTCCTGTCGCCCGAGGGGGCCGCGACGGTGACGGCCGCGCGACAGCTGCGGGAGAGCGGCTGG